The following proteins come from a genomic window of Dermacentor albipictus isolate Rhodes 1998 colony chromosome 8, USDA_Dalb.pri_finalv2, whole genome shotgun sequence:
- the LOC139048460 gene encoding uncharacterized protein, with protein MRAATDLLLACKDEIVSLNLSPLVLREHRRICVMLRMCYAFTTYSGGAATEFQRAFLFCLERLLHTAQIINPVLMEEIRLNVTNLLHSANTCALKHIPREEKYALAILAYFADFVSG; from the exons ATGCGTGCGGCGACTGATCTATTGCTGGCGTGCAAGGACGAAATCGTTTCGTTGAACCTCAGTCCACTAGTCCTCAGG GAACATCGGCGGATTTGTGTCATGCTCCGGATGTGCTACGCTTTCACCACCTACAGCGGCGGT GCTGCAACCGAATTCCAAAGGGCCTTCTTGTTTTGTTTGGAGAGATTGTTGCACACTGCGCAGATCATCAATCCG GTACTGATGGAAGAAATACGGTTGAATGTGACCAACCTGCTACATTCTGCGAAT ACCTGCGCTTTGAAGCACATACCGCGTGAAGAAAAATACGCTTTGGCAATTTTGGCATATTTTGCCGACTTCGTTTCTGGATAA